The Engystomops pustulosus chromosome 7, aEngPut4.maternal, whole genome shotgun sequence DNA window CGCTCCTCGTAGGGCCACAGCGGGAAAAATACTATACAATCAGAAAGTCTCTTTATTGATCATTGGTTATCAATGAGTACTATTCACTGATAAATTGGCGGATATTTTATGGCTTATATGCCCAAGTGGTCAAgtctttgaaaatgaaaaaaaatcagcaattttttgTCACAAAACTTTCTCTTCATTTTCTCTCACACCAACGATTACCTAGAAAATGGTTATTTTGGCAACAACTATGCTAATAATAAGGCCCATCTTGTTTTAATAAGTCCATAAAACAAGGACCATACAGTGGCCACATTGGACGGACCGAGCACAACTCTGAAGTCGCAGCATCAACATcatcaaaaaaagaaaagaaaaaagtcaaATGCCTAATCCTCCTGCTCAAAATGGGCAATTCCTACCTATCAACTCAGCAGAAGTTTGCTCATCTtgaaaatgtattatatattaacaaAAAATTAATGCAAAATTGCAGACTGCATTGGATAGAAGACCTGGAAATCTATGTACATTATTgtgtgcaggactgtgaaacatgcatttttattccaggattgtagctggtttCGGAGAACTGTGGTGCACTGGTATGTGAGATCTCTTCAATGTACGTCTTCACGGCCCCTCCCCCTTAGTAATtactgtagtattcaaacagaagcctgcCACAGCAGGAGGGAGGCTTCATATAACAGCGCACCAGAGTGCTCCGAATCCAGCTCCAATCCTGGGATACATGGCACACATGGTTATggatacacagatctccaggaacaATGCATTGTTTGCAACTTTCTATGGTCAAATCTGCTGAACGATTCCCTTTCAATGTCTGATGGAAGTTTTAATTTTACAGATAGTAACTACCTCTATTATAGTAATTCCTCTATGTatacatattccgcagcgctacaAATCTGTCCATGTAcccatgggggctcacaatctactcaaCCTACCTCTacgttttggaatgtgggaggaaatcggaggaaacACACACAAACTTAGAGAGAccatacaaactcattgcaggtttccatagcgtcccccatgacggccccaactggaggatgacccttgacctctgtagggacaggaagcagagaggttaaataccccaccccggcatccgtacaccagtggcttcctgtccctacacagggcagggagtagagagaagtctctcctcatccccagtagttgggacggtgaggggggaccAGTGTGGCGCAGGGAATCGTCCCTTACCCTAAGGCagtctcggcctcgatcggacttcggtcctttcctctgccacaagACAGAGATGCCTTcttctccggctctgcccgcggctctgcgcagctaaggacacccggagcgtgtCCATCGCGGCGGTCACGTGGACCGGCCGCCGTCCGACTCTGGTGACGACTTCCGCCGGAAATGACgggaccggatgtgacgtcacgatggcgcgacccggaagcaggagcgtggagcggtaagcTTGAAAAAGCAGGTattcacgttgatctgaggtctaatagtCGCACTCTGGTCCTGACGAGAGTAGTCGCTAGAATCGGACGCTATTTTGAGCATTTTCCAGCCAACAAGGTCGGTTAACATGCTGTATGGTTGCCTCATATGTGTCATATGTGTTATATACAATTCAGGTCTATATAGACATGTGTATATCTTTCTTAGGGGCTTGTGCTGTGTAACCCTCAAGATACCTCAGGTACTCCTTTGTTATATTCCACTTGATTAAATGTCACAGTCTATCTCACATTTCTATAAATGTTTAGGCTTGCTGATATCAGTGGTcccacaattgggaatatggagacacatggcatggaggcttcaagtctggacctcatatccttgaaccctgtaagtagggtcaaccggggatagggtggtgggtcacccacatgTCCCTATATTTTCACATGAGGTGTCGGTTATGGACTAAttacctctccttctccttggcaggagcccagggaaaaggagaaggataaagggagagctaaaGATCAGTCCGGCACAAAGAAAACCACTTCCAGAAAGTGTAATATGTGCTTAGAGAAACTCCCTACGGACTATAAAAAGCCGGTCTGTAAAACCTGCGTAGATAATCTACTCAGAGAAGAGAGAACCTCATTTGTGGATGAAATGCGTAGCTTTATCAGAGAAGAAGTTAAAACATCTATAGCATCATCCATAACAGCTTTCATACCTCAGGAGCCTCCACATAAAAAACAAAGAGTTATAGAATCCATGTCAGATTATACATCAGACTCAGAAGGGACCAAGGAGTCTACGGATATGGAGCCCGGTCCCTCAAATTCAGCCAGTAAGATGGAGTCGAGATATTTGTTAGCATCCGAAGATCTGGAACCCTTACTAAAAGCTATGAGGGATACCCTCAAAATTGAGGAAATAGAAGAGACCAAATCTATTCAGGATGAATTATTCGGACTTCTTAAAGTTAAGAAGAGGCGAGTGTTTCCCATAAATGACACTCTTAAGGAACTAATACTAGAAGAATGGAGAGAACCGGAGAACAAAATCTCCATATCTAGAGAATTTAAAAGTCGCCTGTCCTTTGATGaaacagaagccaaaatttgGAACGCTACCCCTAAGGTAGACATCCAGGTCACAAAAATGACCAAGAAGACGGACCTCCCGTTTGAGGATGCAATCCAGTTAAGAGATCCCCTGGATAGAAAGGCGGACAGCCTTctaaagaagacatgggagtgtgCCATGTTAAACCTAAAATCAAATATTGCCACAACATCCATGGCACGGACTCTCTTTCATTGGATTACCGAACTGGAGGGTCATGTCAGAGACGGTACTCCTAGGGAGATGCTATTGAGTACATTTTCAACATTGAGAGCAGCCACCGCCTTCATCGCAGATGCCTCAGCGGAAGGAGTTAGAATAAGTGCCAAGGAAGGGGCACTATCAAATTCAGTTAGAAGATCACTTTGGCTTCGCCAGTGGACTGGCGATTTCAGATCGAAGTCAAAATTATGTGGTATTCCATTTGAAGGGGAATACCTATTCGGTTCCGAACTTGACACGCTGTTGGAAAAAGCGGCAGACAGAAAGAAAGGGTTTCCGGAATCCAGAAGTAACCAAAGAAAGCAGCCCTTTCGagactctaaggacagaaaacagccctttagagggaaaggcaaacagggcaggtggagctaccctaaaggagggagAGGAAGGGGCTTCCTTCTCAGTGCCAGCAACTCGGCCCCAGCGtttagaaaacaatgacgccagggtggggggaagactattGAAGTTCCACTTCCAGTGGACTCAGATAACATCAAAtccctggatactaagtattcttcgGGAAGGTTATCATCTAGAACTAACCTCTCTTCCCCCCAGAAAATTTGTTTTGACAGAGCAGCCCTCAGGAAACCTCTCAAACTCGCTGTGGTCAGAGATACAAAAGCTCATTCAATTGGATGTCATCATCCCAGTACCTCAGACACAGTTAAAAGAAGgacactactctcccctcttcttgatAAAAAAACCAAATGGCTCTTTCAGGATGATATGCAACCTGAAGAATCTGAACAAGTACATACGATATCGAAAGTTCAAGATGGAAACAGTGAGCTCGGCAGCAGTTCTGATCCAACCAGGAGCGTCTATGTGTACGATAGATCTGAGGGACGCATATTACCATGTGCCAATACatcaaaaatctcaaaaattcCTCAGATTCGCAGTACGATCACCTTGGGGAGAAGAGGTCCACTATCAGTACAAGGCGCTGCCTTTTGGGATTTCTTCGGCCCCCAggacattcacaaagatcatgatcGAGGTGATAGCTTTCTTGAGGCGGAAAGGGATTCTAGTCATCCCCTACCTGGACGATCTGTTGCTGGTGGCCAGTTCGAAACAAGAGCTTATACACCACCGAGATTTCACAATGAGGATCCTTCATCAGTTAGGATGGATAATAAACCTGGAAAAGTCCAAACTAAACCCAAGTACAGAGGTTGTGTTTCTAGGAACGTTATTAGATTCGATACAGCAGATGTCCTTCTTACCGCCAGAGAAAGCAACGAGACTAATGCAACATGTCATATTGTTTCAAAAAAGAAGTCATTGCACGATAAGGGAAGCCATGAGGATACTGGGCCTTATGACATCTTCCATACAGAGTGTACAGTGGAGCCAGAGTCACACCAGAGTCCTTCAAAGTTGGATATTGGCCTCCTGGGACAAAGATCCCCAACATCTAAATCAAAAGGTCCAGATTCCGGAAGCGGTCAAGCAATCCCTGGAGTGGTGGATAGATACTTCCAACCTGGGAAGAGGGAtatcatggcatccctggccagtgataaatatccggacggacgcaagtcagtcaggaTGGGGAGCGGACATAGCAGGCCTTCCCGTTCAAGGTCTTTGGCCGTCCTCGACCAGATCCCGTTCCTCGAACTTCCGAGAACTGAGAGCTGTTCTAGAGACCTTAAGAGCAAGTGCTCAAAGCCTGAGGggaaaacatgtaaaaatttATTCAGACAACACCACCACGGTGGCTTATCTCCGTCATCAGGGGGGTACCAGGAACCCCGATCTCCTCAGTCTTTCAGACGAGATATTCATCTGGGCAGAAACCAACATCCGCTCTCTTTCAGCCACCCATCTAAAAGGAGAATTGAATCAAGTAGCGGACTATCTCAGTCGTCAGACGATAGACCACAACGAGTGGTGTCTAAACGAGAACATCTTTTCAAGTCTCATACAAAAATGGGGACAACCAGTGACAGATCTTTTTGCCAccagcaaaaatacaaaagttcctcatttcttctctctggatCCAAATACTCCGGTTTGCCAAAGGGATGCCTTCAGCCAGTCCTGGAGCGGACCTCTAATGTACGCATTTCCTCCTATACCTCTCATAGCGAGAGTGATTCAGAAGATCAGAGAGGACCAAGCAAAGGTTATACTCattgttccctggtggccaaagaggaactggtttccaTGGCTAGGAAAGATGGCATTGGAAGGACCTGTCATGCTGGAACCTCTAAACAAccttctgttccagggtccagtgtACCATCCAGATCCACAGGCTCTCCGGCTCTCGGCTTGGATCCTGAAAGGCAATTGCTGATATCCAGGGGACTATCAAACAAGGTAATTTCCACACTCAAAGCGAGCCGCAAACCAGTTACCCACAAAATCTATGCCAGGATATGGGGAagatttgtgtctttttgtggcaggactcctcctaaccaaaTGTCCCCTAATGTCTCACAGGTGCTCGACTTCCTGCAAGCAGGGTTTGACAAGGGCCTTAAGACGAATTCCttaaaagtccagatttcagccctcaGTGCTTTTTTCGACACCCCATTAGCCGAAAATAGatggatccaaaggtttgtcaaagctacgGCTAGACTAAGACCTCAAATAAAACAGAATATCCCCAATTGGGATCTTTCATTAGTACTGGATTATCTCACAAAAATACCGTTTGAACCTCTGGAGTCGGTCAAGCTTAGAGAATTAACgctaaaactcacctttctcatagccataacaacagctaggcgtTTGGGTGAGATCCAGAGTTTGTCTATTAAAGAACCTTATCTTAAAATATGTGAAGATAAGATTGTACTAATGTTAGATAAAGCCTTTACTCCCAAAGTAGCTTCATCTTTTCATCGTAACCAAGAGATTAttctgccttccttctgtcagAATCCAAAACATCCCAGAGAACAGGAGTGGCATACGCTAGATGTCAGAAGATACCTGCTACATTATCTGGAAGTCACCAAATCCTGGAGAAAAGACaacaacattctcctacaatttaGAGGAAAGTGCAGGGGCAGAAAAGCTTCAAAGGCATCCATCGCCAGGTGGATAAGAACagtcatcaaagaagcttatgatgccaacaacctggacatttcAGGGACTATTAGGGCCCACTCGACCCGAGGAGTGGCAGCCTCCTGGGCGGAAAAACGGGGCGCCTCGTtagaggacatatgtagagcagctacctggtctactcatctaacttttgccaaacactataggctagatgttcaaagtgctagagaccagtccttcggaaggaaggtcttacaagctgttgtcccaccctaattatttatctggtacatctccagttggggccgtcatgggggacgctatggaaaaggagaattattctcaccgttaattcggtttccattagtccaccatgacggcccatatatatttcccaccctgtaatttggaaaaagttaaaattgcctatttgttctgtgtgcatcgataacatacaataaatgggttgcatccaaggccggtgtagttatttagaagccactggtgtacggatgccggggtggggtatttaacctctctgcttcctgtccctacagaggtcaagggtcatcctccagttggggccgtcatggtggactaatggaaaccgaatt harbors:
- the LOC140069632 gene encoding uncharacterized protein: MFRLADISGPTIGNMETHGMEASSLDLISLNPEPREKEKDKGRAKDQSGTKKTTSRKCNMCLEKLPTDYKKPVCKTCVDNLLREERTSFVDEMRSFIREEVKTSIASSITAFIPQEPPHKKQRVIESMSDYTSDSEGTKESTDMEPGPSNSASKMESRYLLASEDLEPLLKAMRDTLKIEEIEETKSIQDELFGLLKVKKRRVFPINDTLKELILEEWREPENKISISREFKSRLSFDETEAKIWNATPKVDIQVTKMTKKTDLPFEDAIQLRDPLDRKADSLLKKTWECAMLNLKSNIATTSMARTLFHWITELEGHVRDGTPREMLLSTFSTLRAATAFIADASAEGVRISAKEGALSNSVRRSLWLRQWTGDFRSKSKLCGIPFEGEYLFGSELDTLLEKAADRKKGFPESRSNQRKQPFRDSKDRKQPFRGKGKQGRWSYPKGGRGRGFLLSASNSAPAFRKQ